The genomic segment CGCTATCTCGAGATCGAAGCGCCGAGCAAGCTGCGCTGGGCGTGGGTCGTTGGCGAACTCGACACCATCGTCAGCGTGACGCTCACTGCCACGCCATCGGGCACGCGCATGACGCTGGCGCAGTCGGGGTTCAAGCCGCACCAAAAGCAGAACTTCGGCGGGGCGCGCTACGGCTGGAAGATGATGAGTGGAAGGCTCGGCGAGTTGCTCGAGAAGACCCCGTGAAGTACGCGATGAATGCGATTGCGGCGCCAGGGACGAAGAGCGCCCAACCCGACTGCGTAGTCACCGCTTGCGGGCCGCCGCGCTGGGAGTCCACGCAACTCGCGCGCTTGGTCTTACGGGGGAACTGGTTCG from the Polyangiaceae bacterium genome contains:
- a CDS encoding SRPBCC domain-containing protein — encoded protein: MTFTDTTPLSQADTASFEIELAHPPEKVWRALTDPELLTQWLLPVVEHQFHEGGEFRLQAPVQPGWDGSVSCRYLEIEAPSKLRWAWVVGELDTIVSVTLTATPSGTRMTLAQSGFKPHQKQNFGGARYGWKMMSGRLGELLEKTP